In one Vulgatibacter incomptus genomic region, the following are encoded:
- a CDS encoding DUF465 domain-containing protein gives MQRPDRIIDRSAKLDALNRRHAEFEERLETFRNRIYLTPDEESEVRRLKLLKLRAKDEIRRYSVSPSA, from the coding sequence ATGCAGCGACCGGATCGCATCATCGACAGGAGCGCGAAGCTCGATGCGCTCAACCGGCGTCACGCCGAGTTCGAGGAGCGGCTCGAGACCTTCCGGAACCGGATCTACCTCACGCCCGACGAGGAATCGGAGGTTCGGAGGCTGAAGCTCCTCAAGCTCCGCGCCAAGGACGAGATCCGCCGGTACTCCGTTTCGCCGAGCGCCTGA
- a CDS encoding MXAN_2562 family outer membrane beta-barrel protein — protein sequence MFTKSLQVLFAAGLLAVSVPAHASSVFERDRNWIVDLQFGGYSPRVDRELAGATPFKDTFGNKNRVLSQLGLQRLVFKDFGTLGIGANVGYSEFFGHGFISGTDVQSADTTHLQIVPITGFVSYRLDYPAVEWNIPFVPYGRAGIGAWIFWVSNGGGETSDDGKAKGVRWGWTASAGLQFMLDFFDPRLSAEFYREWGVAHTYVYVDWTHSKVTSFGRRGLDLSDDMWSGGIAFEF from the coding sequence ATGTTCACGAAGTCATTGCAGGTCCTCTTCGCCGCCGGGCTCCTGGCGGTCTCCGTCCCCGCTCACGCCTCGAGCGTCTTCGAGCGCGACCGGAACTGGATCGTCGACCTCCAGTTCGGCGGCTACAGCCCGCGCGTCGATCGAGAGCTCGCTGGCGCGACCCCGTTCAAGGACACCTTCGGCAACAAGAACCGCGTCCTCTCGCAGCTCGGCCTCCAGCGCTTGGTCTTCAAGGACTTCGGCACGCTCGGCATCGGCGCCAACGTAGGCTACTCGGAGTTCTTCGGCCACGGCTTCATCTCGGGAACGGACGTCCAGTCGGCGGACACCACGCACTTGCAAATCGTCCCGATCACGGGCTTCGTGTCGTACCGGCTCGACTATCCGGCCGTGGAATGGAACATCCCGTTCGTCCCCTACGGGAGGGCCGGGATCGGCGCATGGATCTTCTGGGTCAGCAATGGCGGGGGGGAGACCTCCGACGACGGGAAGGCCAAGGGCGTCCGGTGGGGCTGGACGGCCTCCGCGGGCCTCCAGTTCATGCTCGACTTCTTCGACCCCCGGCTCTCCGCCGAGTTCTATCGGGAGTGGGGAGTCGCCCACACCTACGTCTACGTGGACTGGACCCACTCCAAGGTCACCAGCTTCGGCCGCAGGGGCTTGGACCTCTCGGACGACATGTGGTCGGGCGGCATCGCCTTCGAGTTCTAA
- a CDS encoding aspartate-semialdehyde dehydrogenase: protein MASRSLTVAIVGAASAAGRELGPTLEERSFPFGELRLLGEGEAVGETLEVRGEEFEVAALDAAALRGCDIVFVMPGEKLEERVLAAARESGAAIIDANGGADARLIFPGINDEELEEVESAKGAVFALPTPAAAQLAAILLPLEAKAGVVRADVVCLEAVSVAGIPGMEELSMQTVSLLNGREPERGVFPHRIAFNAIPQVDDFLPGGDTVREKRIASDLGRLLGRQPPALSVTCVLVPVFYGATQAITLAAEKPIDAVAAREALAAAEELKVLDDTAMGVYPMPMLAVGEEEVLVGRVRDTAAGLSLVSVADGLRWGTVVPMVRLAELLRERGLV, encoded by the coding sequence ATGGCGTCTCGCTCACTCACGGTTGCCATCGTCGGCGCGGCTTCGGCCGCAGGTCGCGAGCTCGGACCCACGCTGGAGGAGCGCAGCTTCCCGTTCGGCGAGCTGCGGCTCCTGGGCGAGGGGGAGGCGGTCGGCGAGACCCTCGAGGTCCGCGGTGAAGAGTTCGAGGTCGCGGCGCTGGATGCAGCGGCCCTCCGGGGCTGCGACATCGTCTTCGTCATGCCGGGCGAGAAGCTGGAGGAACGCGTCCTCGCCGCCGCCCGCGAGTCGGGCGCCGCGATCATCGACGCGAACGGGGGCGCCGACGCGCGCCTGATCTTCCCCGGGATCAACGACGAGGAGCTCGAAGAGGTCGAGTCGGCCAAGGGCGCGGTCTTCGCGCTGCCGACGCCGGCAGCGGCGCAGCTCGCCGCGATCCTCCTGCCCCTCGAGGCGAAGGCGGGCGTGGTCCGCGCCGACGTGGTCTGCCTCGAGGCGGTCTCGGTCGCCGGGATCCCGGGCATGGAGGAGCTCTCCATGCAGACGGTCTCGCTCCTGAACGGTCGCGAGCCGGAGCGAGGGGTCTTCCCACATCGGATCGCCTTCAACGCGATCCCGCAGGTCGACGACTTCCTGCCGGGCGGCGACACCGTCCGTGAGAAGCGGATCGCCTCGGATCTCGGCCGCCTCCTGGGCCGCCAGCCGCCCGCGCTCTCCGTCACCTGCGTGCTCGTGCCGGTCTTCTACGGCGCGACCCAGGCCATCACCCTCGCGGCCGAGAAGCCGATCGACGCGGTCGCCGCCCGAGAGGCGCTCGCGGCCGCCGAGGAGCTCAAGGTCCTCGACGACACGGCGATGGGCGTCTATCCGATGCCGATGCTGGCCGTTGGCGAGGAGGAGGTGCTGGTAGGCCGCGTCCGCGACACCGCCGCGGGCCTATCGCTCGTGAGCGTGGCCGACGGTCTCCGCTGGGGCACGGTGGTCCCGATGGTGCGGCTCGCCGAGCTCCTGCGGGAGCGAGGGCTCGTTTGA